A single genomic interval of Falco naumanni isolate bFalNau1 chromosome 11, bFalNau1.pat, whole genome shotgun sequence harbors:
- the PRG4 gene encoding proteoglycan 4 yields the protein MSYLKVMIIWNILCISLVILSLSLIQEVSSQDLSSCTGRCGEGYSRDHDCQCDFSCQHYMECCPDFKKVCTVAVSCKGRCFEAFERGRECDCDADCERYGKCCPDYVKQCKEAHTQKPSPKTPPPNKPTSKRSSKNEEKKPEEVTQPHEVMEDTDSGLGNKVTSPAPTTKHPETATTIKSTTSAPKTSLPSTSTTTKATTTKETTTAQKDTPETTVAPTTKADTPTTPKPEDTTSEAPTTKAESPTTPKAEDTTPEATEAPTSKADSPTTPKPEETTPEATEAPTTKADSPTTPKPEDTTPEATEAPTTKVDTPTTPKPEDKTPEATEAPTTKADSPTTPKPEETTPEAPTTKADSPTTPKPEDTTTEATEAPTTKADSPTTAKVEDMTPDDTEEPMTEVDSPTPPSAEETTPEAPTTKAESPTTPKPEDTTPEATEAPTTKAESPTTPKPEDTTPEATEAPTTEADSPITPKPEDTTPEATEKQPQRPQRHQQQRLTLSPPPKPEDTTPEATEAPTTEADSPTTPKPEETTPEATEAPTSKADSPTTPKPEETTPEATEAPTTEADSLTTPKPEDTTPEATEAPTTEADSPTTPKPEETTPEATEAPTSKADSPTTPKPEETTPEATEAPTSKADSPTTPKPEETTPEATEAPTTKADSPTTPKPEETTPEATEAPTTEADSLTTPKPEDTTPEATEAPTSKADSPTTPKPEDTTPEATEAPTTEADSPTTPKPEDTTPEATEAPTTKADSPTTPKPEETTAEATEAPTTEADSPTTPKPEDTTSEAPTTKAASPTTPKPKETTPEAPTTKADSPTTPKPKETTPEATEAPTTKADSPTTPKPEETTPEAPTTKADSPTTPKPKETTPEAPTTKAASPTTPKPKETTPEALTTKADSPTTPKPKETTPEAPTTKAASPTTPKPKETTPEAPTTKADSPTTPKPKETTPEALATKADSPTTPKPKETTPEAPTTKADSPTTPKPKETTPEAPTTKAASPTTPKPKETTPEAPTTKAASPTTPKVKGTTPAATEPDTTAIPKTVPGLAISAKKDTTSQSSETVMTTRKATPITEVDPVVSETTTEKKTTGPAPTLATSTTAKVTTTALQRVVVTPAKTTEFVVITDKKEKTTAKPVTTPITKETTTKTETTTANKEITTLKIDKTTLLKDILTSTKDTTTVTTVITAKPDDSPKGKDDIPNTTPTAKQAVTTAAESEATTVDKKTATTAAEKEATPAPTQKETLTAKQEESPAGTATVTAATIPLTKPTMLTTAATPKPRETVTTNKRDTTMETKPTVTAAAKESTSSICVVVETTTAGRKEVTTAKETSVTPDKEMADATEKDPGIDKATRETPTRDKKDTIEEMFIVSKGTSKPTIHFQEVTDTRDEPHPADPETLPVKEEPEINKPLIQTADLPVLPGETQAMKDEKDLCSGKPADGMVALPNGTLAVFRGRYYWLLNGRSPPTTSPRLIRDGWGIPGPIDAVFSRCNCDGKTFFIKGPLYWRFTNGVMDKGYPKPLANGFAGLSGKIIATLPVARYNNRPESVYFIKKDGNMQQYVYRQEPAKKCQRRTQVTIRYPVYVPRLVIRRRFQRAVRMPTVIQTVRINPHPTGNLFIKFLLYNCFNLGNLDFLLLAGILHKEVKTTTYWRGLPKVIHSTISVPNYNKPDGYDYYAFSYNRYYSLDVGKRIARPVTALTGKTVSKDWYNCPSK from the exons cacacacacaaaagccaTCACCGAAGACTccaccaccaaacaaaccaacatcCAAAAGGTCATccaaaaatgaggaaaagaagcCAGAGGAAGTAACACAGCCCCATGAAGTTATGGAAG ATACTGACAGTGGACTGGGAAACAAAGTGACAAGTCCTGCTCCAACTACAAAACACCCTGAAACAGCCACAACAATCAAATCAACTACATCTGCTCCAAAAACCAGCTTACCATCTACAAGTACTACCACAAAAGCGACAACTACAAAAGAGACTACAACAGCTCAGAAAGACACCCCTGAAACAACAGTGGCACCAACAACCAAGGCTGACACTCCCACAACACCCAAACCTGAAGACACCACGTCAGAGGCACCAACAACCAAGGCAGAATCTCCCACCACACCTAAAGCTGAAGACACAACCCCAGAGGCCACAGAGGCACCAACATCCAAGGCTGactctcccaccacccccaaacctGAAGAGACAACCCCAGAGGCCACAGAGGCACCAACAACCAAGGCTGACTCTCCCACAACACCCAAACCTGAAGACACAACTCCAGAGGCCACAGAAGCACCAACAACCAAGGTTGAcactcccaccacccccaaacctGAAGACAAAACTCCAGAGGCCACAGAGGCACCGACGACCAAGGCGGACTCTCCCACAACACCCAAACCTGAAGAAACAACCCCAGAGGCACCAACAACCAAGGCTGACTCTCCCACAACACCCAAACCTGAAGACACAACCACAGAGGCCACAGAGGCTCCAACAACAAAGGCTGACTCTCCCACCACCGCTAAGGTTGAAGACATGACTCCTGACGACACAGAGGAACCAATGACTGAAGTGGActctcccacccctcccagTGCAGAAGAGACAACCCCAGAGGCACCAACAACCAAGGCAGAATCTCCCACAACACCCAAACCTGAAGACACAACCCCAGAGGCCACAGAGGCACCAACAACCAAGGCAGAATCTCCCACAACACCCAAACCTGAAGACACAACCCCAGAGGCCACAGAGGCACCAACAACAGAGGCTGACTCTCCCATCACCCCCAAACCTGAAGACACAACCCCAGAGGCCACAGAG AAACAACCCCAGAGGCCACAGAGGCACCAACAACAGAGGCTGACTCTCTCACCACCCCCCAAACCTGAAGACACAACCCCAGAGGCCACAGAGGCACCAACAACCGAGGCTGACTCTCCCACAACACCCAAACCCGAAGAGACAACCCCAGAGGCCACAGAGGCACCAACATCCAAGGCTGACTCTCCCACAACACCCAAACCTGAAGAGACAACCCCAGAGGCCACAGAGGCACCAACAACAGAGGCTGACTCTCTCACCACCCCCAAACCTGAAGACACAACCCCAGAGGCCACAGAGGCACCAACAACCGAGGCTGACTCTCCCACAACACCCAAACCTGAAGAGACAACCCCAGAGGCCACAGAGGCACCAACATCCAAGGCTGACTCTCCCACAACACCCAAACCTGAAGAGACAACCCCAGAGGCCACAGAGGCACCAACATCCAAGGCTGACTCTCCCACAACACCCAAACCTGAAGAGACAACCCCAGAGGCCACAGAGGCACCAACAACCAAGGCTGACTCTCCCACAACACCCAAACCTGAAGAAACAACCCCAGAGGCCACAGAGGCACCAACAACCGAGGCTGACTCTCTCACCACCCCCAAACCTGAAGACACAACCCCAGAGGCCACAGAGGCACCAACATCCAAGGCTGACTCTCCCACAACACCCAAACCTGAAGACACAACTCCAGAGGCCACAGAAGCACCAACAACCGAGGCTGactctcccaccacccccaaacctGAAGACACAACTCCAGAGGCCACAGAGGCACCGACGACCAAGGCTGactctcccaccacccccaaacctGAAGAAACAACCGCAGAGGCCACAGAGGCACCAACAACCGAGGCGGactctcccaccacccccaaacctGAAGACACCACCTCAGAGGCACCGACGACCAAGGCAgcctctcccaccacccccaaacctAAAGAGACAACCCCAGAGGCACCGACGACCAAGGCAGactctcccaccacccccaaacctAAAGAGACAACCCCAGAGGCCACAGAGGCACCGACGACCAAGGCTGactctcccaccacccccaaacctGAAGAAACAACCCCAGAGGCACCGACGACCAAGGCTGactctcccaccacccccaaacctAAAGAGACAACCCCAGAGGCACCGACGACCAAGGCAgcctctcccaccacccccaaacctAAAGAGACAACCCCAGAGGCACTGACGACCAAGGCTGactctcccaccacccccaaacctAAAGAGACAACCCCAGAGGCACCGACGACCAAGGCAgcctctcccaccacccccaaacctAAAGAGACAACCCCAGAGGCACCGACGACCAAGGCTGactctcccaccacccccaaacctAAAGAGACAACCCCAGAGGCACTGGCGACCAAAGCTGactctcccaccacccccaaacctAAAGAGACAACCCCAGAGGCACCGACGACCAAGGCTGactctcccaccacccccaaacctAAAGAGACAACCCCAGAGGCACCGACTACCAAGGCAgcctctcccaccacccccaaacctAAAGAGACAACCCCAGAGGCACCGACGACCAAGGCAgcctctcccaccacccctAAGGTCAAGGGGACTACCCCTGCAGCCACTGAGCCTGACACCACTGCCATACCCAAAACTGTCCCCGGATTAGCAATATCTGCTAAAAAAGACACAACCTCGCAAAGCAGCGAGACAGTCATGACAACTAGGAAAGCAACACCCATAACTGAAGTAGACCCAGTGGTTTCAGAAACaacaacagagaagaaaactacAGGTCCTGCACCCACACTAGCAACCAGCACAACTGCAAAAGTCACAACCACAGCCCTACAAAGGGTAGTGGTGACTCCAGCTAAGACTACTGAGTTTGTAGTGATAACtgacaaaaaagagaaaacaacagctAAACCTGTTACGACTCCTATAACCAAAGAGACAACAACTAAAACAGAAACCACCACTGCAAACAAAGAGATAACAACACTCAAGATTGACAAAACTACTCTGCTTAAAGACATCTTAACAAGTACCAAAGACACAACTACTGTGACTACGGTGATAACAGCTAAGCCGGATGACTCTCCTAAAGGTAAGGATGATATTCCAAATACAACTCCTACAGCCAAGCAAGCTGTCACTACAGCAGCTGAATCGGAAGCAACTACTGTGGACAAAAAGACTGCAacaacagctgcagaaaaagaagcaaccCCAGCTCCCACACAAAAAGAGACTTTAACAGCTAAACAAGAAGAAAGCCCCGCGGGAACAGCGACTGTAACAGCAGCTACGATACCCTTGACCAAGCCCACTATGTTGACAACAGCTGCAACCCCTAAACCCAGGGAGACTGtaacaacaaataaaagagATACAACTATGGAAACTAAGCCGactgtaacagcagcagctaaaGAGAGCACAAGTAGTATTTGTGTTGTTGTAGAGACAACAACAGCTGGTAGAAAAGAGGTAACAACTGCCAAAGAAACTAGCGTCACACCTGACAAAGAAATGGCAGATGCCACTGAAAAGGACCCTGGTATTGACAAAGCTACCAGAGAGACCCCTACAAGAGATAAAAAAGACACAatagaagaaatgtttattgTTTCTAAAGGGACATCCAAGCCAACTATACATTTCCAGGAGGTTACCGACACAAGAGATGAGCCTCATCCAGCCGACCCTGAAACTCTGCCAGTAAAAGAAGAACCCGAGATAAACAAGCCTTTGATCCAGACTGCAGACTTGCCAGTTTTACCTGGAGAAACACAAG CGATGAAGGACGAGAAGGACCTGTGCAGCGGGAAGCCGGCAGACGGCATGGTGGCCCTGCCGAACGGCACCCTGGCAGTCTTCCGAG GCCGCTACTACTGGCTGCTGAACGGCAGGAGCCCACCAACTACCAGCCCCCGCCTCATCAGGGACGGCTGGGGCATCCCGGGCCCCATCGACGCCGTCTTCTCCAGGTGCAACTGCGATGGCAAGACCTTCTTCATCAAG GGGCCCCTGTACTGGCGTTTCACTAATGGTGTTATGGATAAAGGCTATCCTAAACCTCTTGCAAATGGATTTGCAGGGCTAAGTGGGAAAATAATAGCAACCCTTCCTGTGGCAAGATACAACAACAGACCAGAATCAgtttattttatcaaaaaag ATGGCAACATGCAACAGTATGTGTACAGACAAGAGCCAGCCAAGAAGTGTCAAAGAAGAACCCAGGTTACCATAAGATACCCAGTTTATGTCCCACGACTTGTAATAAGGAGACGCTTTCAACGTGCAGTAAGAATGCCAACTGTTATTCAGACTGTCAGAATCAACCCACATCCAACTGGTAACTTGTTTATTAAGTTTCTTTTATACAACTGTTTTAATCTTGGTA ACctagattttcttttgcttgcagGAATTTTGCATAAGGAAGTCAAAACGACCACCTACTGGAGAGGGCTCCCGAAAGTTATTCATTCAACTATATCAGTACCCAACTACAATAAGCCAGACGGCTATGATTATTATGCCTTCTCTTACA ATCGGTATTACAGTTTGGATGTTGGCAAAAGAATAGCAAGACCTGTCACTGCTCTCACAGGAAAGACTGTATCCAAAGACTGGTACAACTGTCCtagcaagtga